A region of Paenibacillus sp. 37 DNA encodes the following proteins:
- a CDS encoding helix-turn-helix domain-containing protein, with product MVEHAFGPYMKQLREQQGYSINQLAEAAGISNSQISRIENGVRGVPKPATIRKISDALSVPYTEMMKQAGYIEPGSTAELQDVPEWATYKDRRDFKKMLEDDDDLMFDGIPLDEEDKKRIKDVLTGLFWEAKQMNKRKKTDEPDNRP from the coding sequence ATGGTGGAGCACGCTTTTGGTCCTTATATGAAACAACTGCGCGAGCAACAGGGATACAGCATCAATCAGCTCGCCGAAGCAGCCGGAATAAGCAACTCACAGATTTCACGTATTGAAAATGGGGTCCGGGGTGTGCCGAAACCAGCGACCATCCGCAAGATTTCAGATGCACTCTCAGTGCCTTATACAGAGATGATGAAGCAGGCTGGTTATATTGAACCAGGAAGTACTGCTGAACTTCAGGACGTACCGGAATGGGCTACATACAAAGACCGTCGTGATTTCAAAAAGATGTTGGAGGACGATGATGATCTGATGTTTGACGGCATTCCACTCGATGAAGAGGACAAGAAACGAATCAAGGATGTACTGACAGGTCTGTTCTGGGAAGCCAAACAGATGAACAAACGCAAAAAGACAGACGAACCGGACAATCGCCCATGA